A region from the Medicago truncatula cultivar Jemalong A17 chromosome 6, MtrunA17r5.0-ANR, whole genome shotgun sequence genome encodes:
- the LOC11414076 gene encoding pentatricopeptide repeat-containing protein At1g12300, mitochondrial, translated as MFPSSSSSSSSMLPSYYVVPVSHFVPKKFPSFQFLKNTHFNFIPCSSSKINLIPYSSTSTTFHSNNDVDDAVSLFNCLLRQNPTPPAIEFNKILGSLVKSKHYHTVLYLSKKMEFRGIKPNLVNCNILINCFCQLGLIPFAFSVFAKILKMGYNPNTITFTTLIKGLCLKGQIHQALNFHDKLVALGFQFNQISYGTLIDGLCKVGETRAALDLLRRVDGKLVQPNVVMYSTIIDGMCKDKHVNDAFDLYSEMVSKGISPNVVTYSALISGFFTVGKLKDAVDLFNKMISENIKPDVYTFNILVDVFCKSGKISYALKLVDEMHDRGQPPNIVTYSSILDALCKTHRVDKAVALLTKLKDQGIRPNMHTYTILIDGLCTSGKLEDARNIFEDLLVKGYDITVVTYIVMFYGFCKKGLFDEASALLSKMEENGCIPDAKTYELIKLSLFKKGENDMAEKLHRECEI; from the coding sequence atgtttccttcttcttcttcttcttcttcttcgatgTTGCCGAGTTACTATGTTGTTCCTGTTTCTCACTTTGTTCCAAAAAAGTTTCcttcttttcaatttcttaaaaatacccatttcaatttcattccttgttcttcttcaaaaataaatttgattccTTATTCTTCAACTTCAACCACATTCCATAGTAataatgatgttgatgatgctGTTTCTTTGTTCAATTGCTTGCTTCGTCAGAATCCCACTCCTCCCGCAATCGAATTCAATAAGATTTTAGGTTCCCTTGTCAAATCCAAACATTACCACACTGTTCTTTACCTTtctaaaaaaatggaatttagaGGAATTAAACCTAACTTAGTCAATTGCAACATTCTCATCAATTGTTTCTGTCAATTGGGTCTTATCCCTTTTGCTTTTTCTGTTTTCGCAAAGATTCTCAAAATGGGTTATAATCCCAATACCATAACCTTCACTACACTCATCAAGGGTCTTTGTCTCAAAGGTCAGATCCATCAAGCATTGAACTTTCATGACAAGCTGGTAGCGCTTGGATTTCAATTCAACCAAATTAGCTATGGGACCTTGATCGATGGCTTATGTAAGGTAGGAGAAACAAGAGCAGCCCTTGACTTGCTCAGACGAGTTGATGGTAAATTGGTTCAGCCTAATGTGGTAATGTACAGTACCATTATCGATGGTATGTGTAAAGATAAACATGTTAATGATGCTTTTGATTTATATTCTGAAATGGTTTCTAAGGGAATTTCTCCCAATGTTGTTACTTACAGTGCTTTAATTAGTGGGTTTTTCACTGTTGGTAAACTGAAAGATGCAGTTGATCtgtttaataaaatgatatcGGAAAACATCAAACCGGATGTGTATACTTTTAATATATTGGTTGATGTTTTTTGTAAATCGGGGAAAATCTCTTATGCTTTGAAGCTAGTGGATGAGATGCATGATAGAGGTCAACCACCTAATATAGTTACTTACAGTTCTATATTGGATGCTTTATGCAAAACCCATCGGGTTGACAAGGCAGTTGCattattaacaaaattgaaagaCCAAGGTATTCGACCAAATATGCACACATACACTATTCTTATTGATGGATTGTGTACAAGTGGAAAACTGGAGGATGCACGGAATATTTTTGAGGATCTTTTAGTCAAGGGCTATGATATAACTGTCGTCACATATATCGTTATGTTCTATGGGTTTTGTAAGAAGGGCTTGTTTGATGAAGCATCGGCCTTGCTGTCAAAAATGGAAGAGAATGGATGCATTCCAGATGCTAAaacttatgaattaattaaGCTTTCTCTGTTCAAAAAAGGTGAAAATGATATGGCAGAGAAACTTCATCGTGAGTGCGAGATCTAA